A window of the Bacteroidales bacterium genome harbors these coding sequences:
- the cas10 gene encoding type III-A CRISPR-associated protein Cas10/Csm1, whose protein sequence is MTREELYLGSFLHDIGKFYQRADGALNDKNELSEQSKKLAEIICPEHNGFPSHQHVVWTNEFFEKNQQIFLRFISKDQLSNIVHAAVYHHRPDNPEAAIVQLADWWASGMDRSSMGIFEDPQLEKSELRFREIPLNNILCALRVKQSDNSFQTASRQSVFRLRPLSLHAHDIMPSDYSNETKLSTELYRKHWKEFIADLEKLEKRSFDYRGLSITLYYLLKKYTWCIPSFTQDNHPCISLFEHSKVTAAIAQCLFDFYQDKPESFRTNTTPKGYQVELDENVFPLLIAGFDLSGIQDYLYNISSANAAKSLRGRSFYLQMTLEALAWQIINKAPLKLTPAHIIYASGGKFYMLLPNIPIIKKYLEDFYIGILDDLWEKHRGRLYLNMGMVAFRYKNKLEANQKNIRIEGHSENVSLGELWNALFEEMTRHEARRFRHIIASRERFAEFFEPSGEGGDSLVCSVTGEEIGHGKAYYQFNEEKRDWSYKTKAENYDAEAPVISPEVHQQIEIGKQLVHHNFIAFPTSATKAEGYFDLPGGSKLHIAKNENVSSYDEALILKTVHDEVSLFDVPAGNRQALGFRFFGGSQVAMEDKNTPATFEYLAGYIEGSNKGRYPFKRLAILRMDVDGLGSLFRYGLTDDEKPTELASFSAYATFSNLLDLFFSGYINTLREKYKEDVNILYSGGDDVFALGYWEKVIAFAEDVRSEFRKFAARDDITLSAGIELVGAKFPVAKGAEKSGEAEEKAKQHKIDTGNGKVVFKNALCFLGVPLNWDHEWPQVKNLKEKLVHWVRDESITRGLLMQLIGYYEAWKYNTKDDKEYHNWKWQAAYNIARRQKNLKEDKNAGANEALEELKQIIFAHVNEKRMRFEAFAVACRWAELALRNEKEKTN, encoded by the coding sequence ATGACCCGCGAAGAATTGTATCTTGGTTCTTTTTTGCACGATATTGGCAAATTCTATCAACGTGCTGATGGGGCTTTGAACGACAAAAATGAGCTCAGTGAACAATCCAAAAAACTTGCAGAAATTATTTGTCCTGAGCATAATGGATTCCCTTCTCATCAGCATGTGGTTTGGACCAACGAATTTTTTGAAAAAAACCAACAAATCTTTCTCCGGTTCATTTCGAAGGATCAGCTTTCGAATATAGTTCATGCGGCGGTTTACCATCACAGGCCTGATAACCCCGAAGCGGCTATTGTTCAGTTAGCCGATTGGTGGGCTAGTGGAATGGACAGATCTTCTATGGGTATTTTTGAGGATCCTCAGCTGGAAAAAAGTGAACTGCGCTTCAGGGAAATTCCTCTCAACAACATATTGTGCGCCTTGCGAGTAAAACAAAGCGACAATTCTTTTCAGACTGCAAGCCGTCAGTCTGTCTTCAGATTAAGACCGCTATCCCTTCATGCCCACGATATTATGCCCTCCGATTATTCCAATGAAACTAAGCTTTCAACAGAGCTCTACAGAAAACATTGGAAGGAATTCATTGCCGATTTGGAAAAACTGGAAAAGCGTTCTTTTGATTACAGAGGCCTTTCCATTACGCTCTATTATTTATTAAAAAAATATACCTGGTGTATTCCTTCCTTTACCCAGGATAACCATCCCTGCATAAGCCTTTTTGAACATTCCAAAGTAACAGCGGCTATAGCCCAGTGCTTGTTTGATTTTTACCAGGATAAACCTGAAAGCTTCAGAACCAATACTACCCCTAAGGGCTATCAGGTGGAATTGGACGAAAATGTTTTCCCTCTTTTGATTGCTGGATTTGATTTATCGGGTATTCAGGATTATCTGTACAATATTTCTTCAGCCAATGCCGCTAAAAGCCTCAGGGGAAGATCCTTTTACCTCCAGATGACATTGGAGGCTCTGGCATGGCAAATTATCAACAAAGCACCTTTGAAACTTACGCCTGCCCATATAATTTATGCCAGCGGTGGAAAGTTCTATATGCTTTTACCCAACATCCCCATCATAAAAAAATACCTCGAAGATTTTTACATCGGTATACTCGATGATTTGTGGGAAAAACACCGTGGGCGCCTTTATTTGAATATGGGAATGGTAGCATTCCGTTATAAAAATAAGCTGGAGGCCAATCAAAAAAATATCCGTATTGAAGGCCATTCTGAAAATGTAAGCCTTGGTGAATTATGGAATGCGCTTTTTGAGGAAATGACCAGGCATGAAGCCCGGCGGTTCAGGCACATTATTGCTTCCAGAGAACGATTTGCCGAATTTTTTGAACCATCGGGCGAAGGAGGAGATTCCCTTGTTTGCAGTGTAACCGGCGAAGAAATTGGTCACGGTAAAGCCTATTATCAGTTCAATGAAGAGAAGAGAGATTGGTCATACAAAACAAAAGCAGAAAACTACGATGCTGAGGCCCCGGTAATTTCACCGGAAGTCCATCAGCAGATTGAAATCGGAAAGCAACTTGTTCATCATAATTTTATTGCATTTCCTACATCCGCAACAAAGGCAGAGGGTTATTTCGATTTGCCCGGTGGCAGCAAACTCCATATTGCAAAAAATGAAAATGTATCATCATACGATGAGGCACTTATACTGAAAACTGTACATGACGAAGTTTCCCTCTTTGACGTGCCGGCTGGAAACAGGCAGGCCCTTGGGTTCCGTTTTTTCGGCGGATCACAGGTAGCTATGGAAGATAAAAATACCCCCGCCACATTTGAATACCTTGCCGGCTATATTGAAGGAAGCAACAAAGGGAGGTATCCTTTTAAACGTCTTGCCATTTTAAGGATGGATGTTGATGGTCTGGGATCCCTTTTCCGTTACGGACTAACCGATGACGAAAAACCTACAGAACTGGCAAGTTTTTCAGCTTATGCTACCTTCTCCAATCTCCTCGATCTGTTTTTTAGTGGTTACATCAATACCCTGCGCGAAAAATATAAAGAGGATGTAAATATTCTTTATTCGGGCGGTGATGATGTTTTTGCCCTGGGATATTGGGAAAAAGTAATTGCTTTTGCCGAAGATGTACGCTCAGAATTCAGAAAATTCGCTGCTCGCGACGATATTACCCTTTCCGCAGGCATTGAACTGGTGGGAGCAAAATTCCCTGTAGCCAAAGGCGCTGAAAAATCCGGCGAGGCGGAAGAGAAAGCTAAACAACATAAGATTGACACCGGAAATGGTAAAGTAGTATTCAAAAATGCTTTGTGCTTTCTTGGCGTTCCTCTGAACTGGGATCATGAATGGCCCCAGGTGAAAAATCTGAAAGAAAAACTTGTCCATTGGGTCAGGGATGAATCCATTACCAGAGGCCTTCTTATGCAACTGATCGGTTATTACGAAGCATGGAAATACAATACAAAAGATGATAAGGAATACCATAACTGGAAGTGGCAGGCAGCCTACAACATTGCCCGGAGGCAGAAAAATCTTAAAGAGGATAAAAACGCCGGTGCAAACGAGGCCCTCGAAGAACTGAAGCAGATTATTTTTGCCCATGTAAATGAAAAACGCATGCGCTTCGAAGCCTTTGCCGTGGCCTGCCGCTGGGCAGAGTTAGCTCTGCGTAATGAAAAGGAGAAAACAAACTAA
- a CDS encoding 4Fe-4S binding protein, producing the protein MAYKISEDCTACGTCIDECPVEAISAGDIYKIDPEVCTDCGACADVCPVEAIHPE; encoded by the coding sequence ATGGCATATAAAATTAGCGAAGACTGCACAGCATGTGGTACCTGTATTGATGAATGTCCGGTGGAAGCTATTTCTGCAGGCGACATTTACAAAATTGATCCGGAAGTCTGTACCGATTGCGGTGCATGTGCTGATGTTTGTCCGGTCGAAGCTATTCACCCCGAATAG
- a CDS encoding DUF4407 domain-containing protein → MRNFWLKSGCFFTGHNYRLVTQCSEATAKTVIKYFSAILVVCIVWGFIGYAFARRYLHLSMPSAIAFAGAMMFIVVQIERQIILSVKRNKWSYFFRICVGFVMALIGAIITDQIVFSDDIEKMQISKIQEEVNRILPEKTRQIDSQIKQLDTLIIARETERAVLLSEISKNPRIFLPTINTAFEKDSAGNLVPASRNVVNQAVPNPKIDQVTRLDQQLTALREQKADKEKTLLNMRSEIESDLRSKSGLIDEIDTLIMLLMKSLAGLFVWFFFFLLFLSIELFVLVNKAGDGESDYDCLVRNQMEIKKQQIEKIFAFSSSKNQAG, encoded by the coding sequence ATGAGAAATTTCTGGCTAAAATCGGGGTGCTTTTTTACCGGGCACAATTACCGGCTGGTTACCCAATGCAGTGAAGCTACGGCAAAAACCGTCATCAAATACTTTTCTGCCATACTGGTGGTATGCATCGTCTGGGGTTTTATCGGATACGCTTTTGCCCGCCGGTACCTCCATCTTTCTATGCCTTCAGCCATTGCTTTTGCAGGGGCCATGATGTTTATTGTAGTTCAGATCGAGCGTCAGATAATCCTTTCCGTAAAACGCAACAAGTGGAGTTACTTTTTCCGCATCTGTGTAGGCTTTGTTATGGCGCTGATTGGCGCTATCATAACCGACCAGATTGTATTTAGCGACGATATCGAAAAAATGCAGATCAGCAAAATCCAGGAAGAAGTCAACCGTATTTTGCCCGAAAAAACCCGGCAAATCGATTCACAGATTAAACAGCTCGATACCCTTATCATTGCCCGCGAAACGGAACGGGCAGTGCTTCTGTCTGAAATCAGCAAAAATCCCCGCATTTTCCTTCCTACCATCAATACGGCTTTCGAAAAAGACAGTGCAGGAAATCTGGTCCCTGCCAGCCGGAATGTTGTCAACCAGGCCGTGCCCAATCCAAAAATTGACCAGGTAACCCGACTCGACCAGCAACTTACTGCTTTACGCGAACAAAAAGCCGATAAGGAAAAAACCCTCCTGAACATGCGGAGCGAAATCGAATCGGACCTCCGGTCAAAATCGGGATTGATTGATGAAATTGACACCTTGATTATGTTGTTAATGAAAAGTTTAGCCGGACTTTTTGTATGGTTCTTCTTCTTCCTGTTGTTTCTGTCCATTGAGCTGTTTGTGCTGGTGAATAAAGCCGGCGATGGCGAAAGCGATTACGATTGCCTGGTCCGTAACCAGATGGAAATAAAGAAACAACAGATCGAGAAAATATTCGCTTTTTCATCATCCAAAAATCAGGCAGGGTAA
- a CDS encoding HNH endonuclease, producing the protein MKQITEEVYREKLNDARWEKRRQQILIRDRFRCLNCSSNENLQVHHRQYHYLQAENRYADPWDYSDELLITLCEACHQKGHALYAVPVKYI; encoded by the coding sequence ATGAAGCAAATTACAGAAGAAGTGTACAGAGAAAAACTGAATGACGCCCGCTGGGAAAAGCGGCGCCAGCAGATCCTGATCCGCGACCGTTTTCGCTGCCTGAATTGCTCCAGCAACGAAAACCTTCAGGTGCATCATCGCCAGTACCATTACCTGCAGGCCGAAAACCGCTATGCAGATCCCTGGGATTACAGCGACGAACTCCTCATTACCCTCTGCGAAGCATGCCACCAGAAAGGACATGCCTTGTATGCAGTACCTGTTAAATACATTTAA
- a CDS encoding CRISPR-associated endonuclease Cas6, whose protein sequence is MGSPGRDNEKLITENGEVYTTPRGEPFQRLRVLLVEFADEIEAHEIPAFRGAVIAKAGREHILFHNHLNEQKYLYRYPLIQYKRIRRHPAIVCLDYGVDEIHNYFENRDWSIHISGRWLEMKIARLLMNQFTIQVWDKNFTYRVNNWIALNQENYREYLNLPEDAEKISYLERKLTGNILSFAKGINWDVTRPINTHIVQIESLRPVTLKGKKVIGFNLVFTTNVFLPNYIGLGKSVSLGYGIVFQMNNTINKE, encoded by the coding sequence ATGGGCAGTCCAGGCAGAGATAACGAAAAGCTGATAACCGAAAACGGAGAAGTGTACACAACTCCCAGGGGAGAGCCCTTCCAGCGCCTTCGTGTGTTGTTGGTTGAATTCGCCGATGAAATTGAAGCACACGAAATCCCGGCTTTCCGGGGGGCTGTCATCGCCAAGGCCGGCCGGGAACACATCCTCTTTCATAACCACCTGAACGAACAGAAATACCTTTACCGCTATCCGCTTATACAGTATAAACGCATCAGAAGGCATCCGGCTATTGTTTGCCTCGATTACGGTGTGGACGAAATTCACAATTATTTCGAAAACCGCGACTGGAGCATACATATCAGCGGCCGCTGGCTCGAAATGAAAATTGCCCGCCTGCTGATGAACCAGTTTACTATCCAGGTGTGGGATAAAAACTTTACCTACCGCGTGAACAACTGGATAGCCCTCAACCAGGAAAACTACCGCGAATACCTTAACCTGCCCGAAGACGCAGAAAAAATATCTTACCTCGAAAGGAAATTAACCGGAAACATCCTTTCATTTGCCAAAGGCATCAACTGGGATGTTACCCGGCCCATCAACACACACATCGTACAGATTGAAAGCCTTCGGCCGGTTACCCTCAAGGGGAAAAAAGTAATAGGTTTCAACCTGGTATTTACTACCAACGTTTTCCTGCCCAACTATATAGGGCTGGGAAAAAGCGTCAGCCTCGGCTATGGAATTGTGTTTCAGATGAATAATACGATTAACAAGGAATAA
- a CDS encoding sigma 54-interacting transcriptional regulator — MEKILISWIARTNDFAKNRVREDGPTMCFHRFHWDHSFHVLLAAEADKDLQKQLAERIRKEFGHKVEEVTLPVENVLDIKEIKGKTEKVLMQYRHHIVDIFASPGTSAMQVAWYICYTTLGLKGRFLQTRSPKDSKSGKSELFALKFEKSEQPLSMMIFEEEISKPAELKSAESVCLTPALKELRKKALPAAMVDVPVLILGETGTGKELLARYIHDQSYRKNKKMLAFNCSAIGHELLESRLFGYKKGAFTGAEKDTPGLFHEANGSTIFLDEIGDITAYTQKSLLRVLQEKEVLPVGGRKPEQVDVRVIAATNKNLRKLCEEGKFRWDLYYRLAIVELIIPSLAEQGREAIETMLRFMLEQTAKKYKKPVLKVNPDALAGLLSYPWPGNIREMENLVNNFYIYCEKEVRLSNLPRYILDQQTGPSLSMEYVEKQHIIKVLNYTGGSRKKALKLLGYRSYNTLLSKIRKYKIDEIIPTSE, encoded by the coding sequence ATGGAAAAAATTCTCATTTCATGGATTGCCCGTACGAATGATTTCGCAAAGAACAGGGTCAGGGAAGACGGACCAACAATGTGTTTTCACCGTTTTCACTGGGATCATTCCTTTCATGTTCTTCTGGCTGCCGAAGCAGATAAGGATCTTCAAAAGCAGCTGGCGGAGAGGATCAGAAAGGAGTTCGGCCATAAGGTGGAAGAAGTAACGTTGCCTGTGGAAAATGTTTTAGACATCAAGGAAATAAAAGGTAAGACAGAAAAAGTTCTGATGCAGTACCGGCATCATATTGTTGACATATTTGCTTCGCCAGGCACATCGGCCATGCAGGTGGCATGGTACATCTGCTATACCACACTCGGGTTAAAGGGTCGGTTTTTGCAAACCCGTTCGCCGAAAGATTCAAAATCAGGCAAGTCGGAATTATTTGCCCTTAAGTTCGAGAAATCGGAGCAACCGCTGTCAATGATGATTTTTGAGGAAGAGATCAGCAAGCCTGCTGAATTAAAATCGGCTGAATCGGTTTGTCTTACGCCCGCTTTAAAAGAACTGCGGAAAAAAGCCCTTCCGGCGGCCATGGTTGATGTTCCGGTTCTGATACTGGGAGAAACCGGAACAGGAAAAGAACTTCTGGCAAGGTATATACACGATCAAAGTTACCGTAAGAATAAAAAGATGCTGGCCTTTAACTGCTCGGCTATCGGGCATGAACTTCTGGAATCACGTTTATTTGGATATAAAAAAGGGGCTTTCACGGGAGCCGAAAAAGATACGCCGGGCTTGTTTCATGAAGCCAACGGAAGCACAATTTTTCTTGACGAAATAGGCGATATTACGGCCTATACACAGAAGAGCCTGTTGCGGGTATTACAGGAGAAGGAGGTTCTGCCGGTCGGCGGCAGGAAGCCTGAACAGGTTGATGTACGGGTTATTGCAGCTACCAATAAAAACTTGCGGAAGTTATGCGAAGAAGGCAAGTTCCGCTGGGATCTGTATTACAGGCTGGCCATAGTGGAGCTCATTATTCCCTCTCTTGCCGAACAGGGCAGAGAGGCTATTGAAACGATGCTCCGGTTCATGCTGGAGCAAACAGCCAAAAAGTATAAAAAACCGGTTTTAAAAGTGAATCCCGATGCTCTGGCTGGGCTTCTCTCCTACCCCTGGCCGGGAAATATCAGAGAAATGGAAAATCTTGTCAACAATTTTTACATATACTGCGAAAAAGAAGTCCGGCTCAGTAACCTGCCCAGATACATTCTGGACCAGCAGACAGGCCCATCGCTCTCAATGGAATATGTTGAAAAGCAGCATATCATAAAGGTACTGAATTATACCGGGGGGTCACGTAAAAAAGCCCTTAAGTTGCTGGGCTACAGGTCGTACAACACCCTGCTCAGTAAAATCCGCAAATACAAAATTGATGAAATCATTCCTACTTCGGAATAG